In Paracoccus aerodenitrificans, the following are encoded in one genomic region:
- a CDS encoding MerR family transcriptional regulator — protein MRKAAEAFRSIGEVSQLVGVAPHVLRYWETQFPLFSPVKRRDGRRYYRPEDIWMAAGLCEVLREEGVSIRDAKKQMASDRGAALKTRGAARLEGATGDAGSAEAPDMATARPAKAKSARQDIAGSSSGPKTPATTRKSKNQPMPDSESLPLFPDLKPSDTIQPDAARAAPNRPVSRVAARPKPAPSSLWLARLTSICTDLRGVAAMPPRDSAVLLERILKARSAHHS, from the coding sequence ATGCGCAAAGCGGCCGAGGCATTCCGATCCATTGGCGAGGTTTCGCAACTGGTCGGAGTCGCGCCGCATGTTCTGCGCTATTGGGAAACCCAGTTTCCGCTTTTTTCTCCGGTCAAGCGCCGCGACGGGCGGCGCTATTACCGGCCGGAAGATATCTGGATGGCTGCTGGCTTATGCGAGGTGCTGCGCGAAGAAGGCGTATCCATCCGCGATGCCAAGAAACAGATGGCATCGGATCGCGGGGCCGCACTGAAGACGCGCGGTGCGGCTCGGCTTGAGGGCGCAACCGGCGATGCCGGATCGGCTGAGGCGCCTGACATGGCGACTGCGCGTCCAGCCAAGGCCAAATCCGCCAGACAGGATATTGCGGGAAGTTCCTCCGGTCCAAAAACGCCCGCGACAACAAGAAAAAGCAAAAATCAGCCGATGCCAGATTCCGAATCGCTTCCTTTATTTCCCGATCTGAAACCATCTGACACCATTCAACCCGATGCCGCGCGGGCAGCGCCGAACCGGCCTGTTTCCCGTGTCGCGGCACGGCCCAAACCCGCGCCGAGCAGCCTGTGGCTTGCCCGTCTGACCTCGATCTGCACCGATTTGCGCGGCGTGGCGGCGATGCCGCCTCGGGACAGCGCGGTGCTTCTTGAGCGGATTTTGAAGGCGCGATCTGCGCATCATTCTTAA
- the dps gene encoding DNA starvation/stationary phase protection protein Dps: protein MSVDLKSLTDNARKTSIEVLNGLVADGIAVSRALKQAHWNVKGPGFIGFHELLDSVKDHVDAGVDELAERVQQLDGTAIGTIEEVAKNSSLKAYPTDLVALEDHAKAVAEILRDYGGKLRQGIETTDDAGDPNTADILTSASNDVDKDTWFVSSYLG from the coding sequence ATGTCTGTTGATCTGAAAAGCCTGACGGATAACGCACGGAAAACCTCGATTGAGGTGCTGAACGGTCTTGTCGCTGACGGGATTGCGGTCAGCCGTGCGCTGAAACAGGCCCATTGGAACGTGAAAGGCCCCGGCTTTATCGGCTTCCATGAGCTGCTGGACAGCGTAAAGGATCATGTCGATGCCGGTGTGGACGAACTGGCCGAACGGGTTCAGCAACTGGACGGCACCGCGATCGGCACGATCGAGGAAGTCGCGAAGAACAGCTCGCTGAAGGCCTATCCCACGGATTTGGTCGCGCTTGAGGACCACGCCAAGGCAGTGGCCGAAATCCTGCGCGATTATGGCGGCAAGCTGCGTCAGGGAATTGAAACCACGGATGATGCCGGCGATCCCAATACCGCCGATATCCTGACAAGCGCCTCGAACGATGTCGACAAGGATACGTGGTTCGTTTCGTCCTATCTCGGCTGA
- the ihfA gene encoding integration host factor subunit alpha codes for MSDSTLTRMDLAEAVFREVGLSRHESGQLVESVLTHISDALVRGEQVKISSFGTFSVRDKNERIGRNPKTGEEVPITPRRVLSFRPSHLMKDRVASGNKG; via the coding sequence ATGAGCGATAGCACCCTGACCCGGATGGATCTGGCAGAAGCCGTTTTCCGGGAGGTTGGATTGTCCCGTCATGAATCGGGCCAGTTGGTAGAAAGCGTGCTGACCCATATTTCCGACGCGCTTGTTCGCGGCGAGCAGGTCAAGATCTCATCCTTCGGTACATTTTCGGTACGCGACAAGAATGAACGTATCGGCCGCAATCCCAAGACCGGTGAGGAAGTTCCGATCACCCCGCGCCGGGTGCTCAGCTTCCGCCCTTCTCATCTGATGAAGGACCGGGTCGCTTCGGGCAATAAGGGCTGA
- the scpB gene encoding SMC-Scp complex subunit ScpB, with protein sequence MTMNDDSGFPAPPLDEQERMVEAMLFASAKPVSLRDLAERMPHGADPAEAVARLRRRYEGRGIELARVGEAFAFRTASDLSFLMQSETVETRRLSRAATETLAIIAYHQPVTRAEIEEIRGVATSRGTLDQLIEQGWVRVGRRRMTPGRPVTFVVTEDFLDHFGLETARDLPGLSELRAAGLLDNRPPGEFAAPLVRDDEDDDIGDSDKPGDLFGEEE encoded by the coding sequence ATGACCATGAACGACGACTCCGGCTTCCCAGCCCCTCCGCTTGACGAACAGGAACGGATGGTCGAGGCGATGCTGTTCGCTTCGGCAAAGCCTGTCAGCCTGCGCGATCTGGCCGAGCGGATGCCTCATGGCGCTGACCCTGCGGAAGCCGTGGCCCGTCTGCGTCGCCGCTATGAGGGCAGGGGCATCGAACTGGCCCGCGTCGGAGAGGCGTTTGCCTTTCGCACCGCGTCCGATCTGTCCTTCCTGATGCAAAGCGAAACCGTCGAAACCCGCCGCCTTTCCCGTGCGGCGACCGAGACGCTTGCGATCATCGCCTACCACCAGCCCGTCACCCGCGCCGAGATCGAGGAAATTCGAGGTGTCGCGACCTCACGGGGGACGCTGGATCAGCTCATCGAGCAAGGCTGGGTGCGGGTCGGACGGCGAAGGATGACTCCGGGGCGGCCGGTGACATTTGTGGTGACGGAAGACTTTCTGGACCATTTCGGGCTGGAAACCGCCCGCGATCTTCCCGGATTATCCGAGCTTCGCGCGGCAGGTCTTCTTGACAACCGCCCGCCGGGAGAATTCGCGGCCCCTCTTGTCAGGGACGATGAGGATGACGATATCGGCGATAGCGACAAACCCGGTGATTTGTTTGGCGAAGAGGAATAA
- a CDS encoding 2'-deoxycytidine 5'-triphosphate deaminase: MNGVLPDSEIRSLIANGAISAQPPITDAQIQPASLDLRLGNRAWRLRASFLPGSDNRVQDRLSDFEMHQMDLSNGAVLEKGCVYLVPLAERLSLPKGLSAVANAKSSTGRLDLLTRLITDNGTEFDRLPDGYDGPLYAEICPRSFSVLVRPGMRLNQLRLRSGHAVLDDDELRHLHAASPLVEGHALIDQGLGFSVDLRPEQGELVGYRAKPHSGVVDLDRIGAYDPRDFWDALHSSDGRLILDPGAFYILVSRESVAIPADYAAEMAPYLAMVGEFRVHYAGFFDPGFGIGATGAGARGVLEVRCHEAPFALEHGQVVGRLVYERMAQRPERLYGQEIASNYQGQGLKLAKQFSAYGD; encoded by the coding sequence ATGAACGGCGTTTTACCTGACAGCGAAATCCGCAGCCTCATCGCGAATGGTGCCATTTCCGCGCAACCGCCGATTACCGACGCACAGATCCAGCCCGCAAGCCTCGATCTGCGTCTGGGCAACCGGGCCTGGCGGCTGCGGGCGTCATTCCTGCCCGGCAGCGACAACCGGGTTCAGGACCGCCTGTCCGATTTCGAAATGCACCAGATGGACCTGTCGAACGGGGCCGTTCTGGAGAAAGGCTGCGTCTATCTGGTCCCGCTGGCGGAACGTCTCAGCCTGCCGAAGGGGCTTTCGGCGGTGGCCAATGCGAAATCCTCGACCGGGCGTCTGGATCTTCTGACGCGGCTGATCACCGATAACGGGACCGAGTTCGACCGCCTGCCCGATGGGTATGACGGCCCGCTTTATGCCGAGATCTGCCCGCGCAGCTTTTCCGTTCTGGTGCGTCCGGGCATGCGGCTGAACCAGCTTCGGCTGCGTTCGGGGCATGCGGTTCTTGACGATGATGAATTGCGCCACCTGCACGCGGCCTCACCGCTGGTTGAGGGTCACGCTCTGATCGATCAGGGGCTTGGTTTTTCCGTGGATCTGCGCCCCGAGCAAGGCGAGCTGGTCGGCTATCGCGCCAAGCCGCATAGCGGTGTGGTCGATCTGGACCGGATCGGGGCCTATGATCCGCGCGATTTCTGGGATGCGTTGCACAGCAGCGATGGACGGCTGATCCTCGATCCCGGCGCGTTCTATATTCTTGTCAGCCGTGAATCGGTGGCGATTCCTGCCGATTATGCCGCCGAGATGGCCCCGTATCTGGCGATGGTCGGCGAATTTCGGGTGCATTATGCGGGGTTCTTCGATCCGGGGTTCGGCATCGGTGCGACCGGTGCAGGCGCACGCGGCGTTCTGGAGGTCCGCTGCCATGAGGCCCCCTTCGCGCTTGAGCATGGTCAGGTCGTCGGCAGGCTGGTTTACGAACGCATGGCTCAACGTCCCGAACGTCTCTACGGTCAGGAAATCGCGTCGAATTATCAGGGCCAGGGGTTGAAACTGGCCAAGCAGTTCAGCGCATACGGCGACTGA
- a CDS encoding pyruvate dehydrogenase complex E1 component subunit beta, producing the protein MATEILMPALSPTMEEGTLAKWVKKEGDTVSAGDIIAEIETDKATMEFEAVDEGILGKILVQEGSEGVKVNTPIAVMIEEGESADDIQAASSGGGDAEPPAQKGEGENSKDETGETPSAVAEVKTPAPDRSPDWPEGTSMKQQTVREALREAMAEEMRRDETVYLMGEEVGEYQGAYKISQGLLDEFGAKRIVDTPISEHGFTGIAVGAAFGGLRPIVEFMTFNFAMQAIDHIINSAAKTLYMSGGQMGAPMVFRGPNGAAARVAAQHSQDYAAWYSAIPGLKVVMPYTAADAKGLLKTAIRDPNPVIFLENEILYGRTFDVPDLEDFTIPFGKARVAREGKDVTIVSFGIGMAHSLEAAEKLAQDGIEAEVIDLRTLRPLDYGTVIESVKKTNRMVTVEEGFPVGSIGNHLSAYVMENAFDYLDAPVINCTGKDVPMPYAANLEKHALITPDEVVEAVKKVTYK; encoded by the coding sequence ATGGCTACTGAAATCCTCATGCCCGCCCTGTCCCCGACAATGGAAGAAGGGACGCTGGCAAAATGGGTCAAGAAAGAAGGCGATACCGTTTCGGCGGGTGACATCATCGCCGAAATCGAAACCGACAAGGCCACGATGGAATTCGAAGCTGTCGATGAAGGCATTCTCGGCAAGATTCTGGTTCAGGAAGGCTCGGAAGGGGTCAAGGTCAACACCCCTATCGCCGTGATGATCGAGGAAGGCGAAAGCGCCGACGATATTCAGGCCGCCTCATCCGGCGGAGGCGATGCCGAACCGCCCGCACAGAAGGGCGAAGGCGAGAACTCAAAGGACGAAACCGGCGAGACCCCGTCGGCGGTGGCCGAGGTCAAGACCCCTGCCCCGGATCGCTCTCCTGACTGGCCGGAAGGCACCAGCATGAAGCAGCAAACCGTCCGCGAGGCGCTGCGCGAAGCAATGGCCGAGGAAATGCGCCGCGACGAAACCGTCTATCTGATGGGCGAAGAAGTCGGCGAATATCAGGGGGCCTACAAGATTTCGCAGGGCCTGCTGGATGAATTCGGCGCGAAACGCATCGTGGACACGCCGATTTCCGAACATGGTTTCACCGGCATCGCTGTCGGCGCGGCCTTTGGCGGGCTGCGTCCGATTGTCGAGTTCATGACCTTCAACTTCGCCATGCAGGCGATTGACCACATCATCAACTCGGCGGCCAAGACACTGTATATGTCCGGCGGTCAGATGGGTGCACCGATGGTGTTCCGCGGCCCGAACGGCGCGGCGGCCCGCGTTGCGGCTCAGCACAGTCAGGATTACGCGGCATGGTATTCGGCTATTCCGGGTCTGAAAGTGGTGATGCCCTATACCGCCGCCGATGCGAAGGGGCTGCTGAAAACCGCGATCCGCGACCCGAACCCGGTGATCTTCCTTGAAAACGAGATCCTCTATGGCCGGACCTTCGATGTCCCGGATCTGGAAGATTTCACCATTCCCTTCGGCAAGGCCCGCGTGGCCCGCGAGGGCAAGGATGTGACCATTGTCAGCTTCGGCATCGGCATGGCTCATTCGCTGGAAGCCGCCGAGAAGTTGGCACAGGACGGGATCGAAGCCGAGGTCATCGACCTGCGCACGCTGCGCCCGCTGGATTACGGCACGGTCATCGAGTCGGTGAAAAAGACCAACCGCATGGTGACGGTCGAGGAAGGCTTCCCCGTCGGCTCGATCGGCAACCATCTCTCGGCCTATGTGATGGAAAACGCCTTCGACTATCTCGATGCGCCGGTCATCAACTGCACCGGCAAGGATGTGCCGATGCCCTATGCCGCCAATCTTGAAAAACACGCGCTGATCACCCCCGATGAGGTGGTCGAGGCGGTGAAGAAAGTCACCTACAAGTAA
- a CDS encoding pyruvate dehydrogenase complex dihydrolipoamide acetyltransferase has protein sequence MPTEILMPALSPTMEEGTLAKWLVKEGDTVNSGDIIAEIETDKATMEFEAVDEGTIGKILIDEGSEGVKVNTPIAVLLEEGESADDIGEVSSGGGAAKADAPKDDPKADAKPAEAPKAETGKAPPAPKSGDGNRVFASPLARRIAADKGLDLSQIKGSGPNGRIVKADVESAKPGAAPAKADGPKAAAPAAAAAAPAGPSAETILKMYADRETEEMKLDGMRKTIAARLGEAKQTIPHFYLRRSAKLDELMKFRAQLNKQLEERGVKLSVNDFIIKACALALQEVPDANAVWASDRILKLKPSDVAVAVAVEGGLFTPVLKDAQQKTLSALSAEMKDLANRAKNKKLAPHEYQGGSFAISNLGMFGIENFDAVINPPHGAILAVGAGIKTPVVEGDEVVIRNVMSMTLSVDHRVIDGALGAQLLEAIVRHLENPMGMLA, from the coding sequence ATGCCCACAGAAATCCTGATGCCCGCGCTTTCTCCGACGATGGAGGAAGGCACGCTGGCCAAATGGCTGGTGAAGGAAGGCGACACCGTCAATTCCGGCGATATCATCGCCGAGATCGAGACCGACAAGGCCACGATGGAATTCGAGGCGGTCGATGAAGGCACGATCGGCAAGATCCTGATCGACGAAGGCAGCGAAGGGGTGAAGGTCAACACCCCCATTGCCGTTCTGCTTGAGGAAGGCGAAAGCGCCGACGATATCGGCGAAGTATCCTCGGGCGGCGGTGCGGCCAAGGCGGATGCGCCGAAGGATGACCCAAAAGCCGACGCCAAACCGGCAGAGGCGCCCAAAGCCGAAACTGGCAAGGCTCCGCCCGCGCCGAAATCCGGCGATGGCAACCGCGTATTCGCCTCGCCTCTGGCCCGGCGGATCGCTGCGGATAAGGGTCTGGACCTCAGCCAGATCAAGGGCTCCGGCCCGAATGGCCGTATCGTCAAGGCCGATGTCGAAAGCGCCAAACCCGGCGCGGCTCCGGCCAAGGCAGATGGGCCGAAAGCTGCTGCACCCGCGGCAGCCGCAGCCGCCCCGGCAGGTCCCTCGGCGGAAACCATCCTCAAGATGTATGCGGATCGCGAGACCGAAGAGATGAAGCTGGACGGGATGCGCAAAACCATCGCCGCCCGTCTCGGCGAGGCAAAGCAGACCATCCCGCATTTCTATCTGCGCCGCTCGGCCAAGCTGGATGAACTGATGAAGTTCCGCGCCCAGTTGAACAAGCAGCTTGAAGAGCGCGGCGTGAAACTGTCGGTTAACGACTTCATCATCAAGGCCTGCGCTCTTGCGCTGCAGGAAGTGCCGGACGCCAATGCCGTCTGGGCCAGCGACCGCATCCTGAAGCTGAAACCCTCGGATGTGGCCGTTGCCGTCGCCGTCGAGGGCGGGCTGTTCACCCCGGTTCTGAAAGACGCACAGCAGAAAACGCTGTCGGCCCTGTCAGCCGAGATGAAGGACCTCGCTAACCGCGCGAAAAACAAGAAGCTCGCCCCGCATGAATATCAGGGCGGCAGCTTCGCGATCTCGAATCTCGGCATGTTCGGGATCGAGAATTTCGACGCGGTGATCAACCCGCCTCACGGTGCAATCCTGGCTGTCGGCGCAGGAATCAAGACCCCGGTCGTCGAAGGCGACGAGGTCGTGATCCGCAACGTCATGTCCATGACCCTCTCGGTCGATCACCGGGTCATTGACGGCGCACTCGGAGCGCAGCTTCTGGAAGCCATCGTCCGCCATCTGGAAAACCCGATGGGAATGCTGGCCTGA
- the pdhA gene encoding pyruvate dehydrogenase (acetyl-transferring) E1 component subunit alpha, translating into MVRKPAANKATADKSESSGSADSGTSKSAKPNVSKEELLKYYRDMLLIRRFEEKAGQLYGMGLIGGFCHLYIGQEAVVVGLEAAAEEGDKRITSYRDHGHMLACGMDPDGVMAELTGREGGYSKGKGGSMHMFSKEKHFYGGHGIVAAQVPIGAGLAFADKYLENGRVTFAYFGDGAANQGQVYETYNMAELWDLPVVFVIENNQYAMGTSVKRSTKSTTLFGRGEAFGIPGEQVDGMDVLAVKEAGEKAVAHCRAGKGPYILEIMTYRYRGHSMSDPAKYRSREEVQKMREERDAIEGVRAMLLQGKHASEEDLKAIDKEIKDIVNKSAEFAKESPEPALDELWTDIYANVAPQDEDA; encoded by the coding sequence ATGGTCAGGAAACCCGCAGCCAATAAGGCCACTGCCGACAAGAGCGAAAGCTCAGGCAGCGCAGACTCAGGCACGTCGAAAAGCGCGAAGCCGAATGTCTCGAAGGAAGAGCTGCTTAAATATTATCGCGACATGCTTCTGATCCGCCGATTCGAGGAAAAGGCCGGCCAGCTTTACGGCATGGGCCTGATCGGTGGTTTCTGCCACCTGTATATCGGGCAGGAAGCCGTGGTGGTGGGGCTGGAAGCCGCCGCCGAGGAAGGCGACAAGCGGATCACTTCCTATCGCGATCATGGCCATATGCTTGCCTGCGGCATGGACCCCGACGGCGTCATGGCCGAGCTGACCGGTCGCGAGGGCGGCTATTCCAAGGGCAAGGGCGGCTCGATGCATATGTTCTCGAAAGAGAAGCATTTCTATGGCGGTCACGGGATCGTTGCGGCTCAGGTGCCGATCGGCGCGGGGCTGGCCTTCGCGGATAAATATCTGGAAAACGGCCGGGTGACCTTCGCCTATTTCGGCGACGGTGCGGCCAATCAGGGCCAGGTTTACGAAACCTATAACATGGCCGAACTGTGGGACCTGCCGGTCGTTTTCGTCATCGAGAACAACCAGTATGCGATGGGCACCTCGGTCAAGCGCTCGACGAAATCGACCACGCTGTTCGGTCGCGGCGAGGCGTTCGGCATCCCCGGCGAGCAGGTGGACGGCATGGATGTTCTGGCGGTCAAGGAAGCCGGCGAAAAAGCCGTCGCGCATTGCCGCGCGGGCAAGGGGCCGTATATCCTTGAAATCATGACCTATCGCTATCGCGGCCACTCGATGTCCGACCCGGCGAAATACAGGTCTCGCGAAGAGGTCCAGAAGATGCGTGAGGAACGCGACGCCATCGAGGGTGTCCGCGCGATGCTGCTTCAGGGCAAACACGCTTCGGAAGAGGATCTCAAGGCCATAGACAAGGAAATCAAGGACATCGTGAACAAGTCCGCTGAATTCGCCAAGGAAAGCCCGGAACCGGCTCTGGATGAGCTGTGGACCGATATTTATGCCAATGTGGCACCCCAGGATGAAGACGCGTAA
- a CDS encoding acetylornithine deacetylase/succinyl-diaminopimelate desuccinylase family protein, producing METLTDAILSRRDDLIRLTQDLIRIPTLNPPGTNYRDICEYLDSRLSAKGFECELVRATGTPGDSTTYPRWNLIARHKGAAPGETVHFNSHHDVVEVGQGWSRDPFGAEYDAAEDRIYGRGACDMKGGLAASIIAAEAFVATYPDHAGHVEISATADEETGGYGGVAFLAEQGRFAQVDHVIIPEPLHKDRICLGHRGVWWAEIETHGRIAHGSMPFLGDSAIRHMGAVLEEMEATLWPLLAGKRTEMPVIPEGARSSTLNINSIHGGEPDQGPDYTGLPAPCVPDRCRITIDRRFLIEEDLAEVKREITALMERVRARRPNFRYEIRDLFEVIPSMTERDAPVVRTTAAAIERVLGVEAGYVVSPGTYDQKHIDRIGKLKNCIAYGPGVLEMAHQPDEWIGVRDMLDSARVMGLVLADLLGGR from the coding sequence ATGGAGACCCTGACCGACGCCATTCTGTCCCGACGCGACGATCTGATCCGCCTGACACAGGATCTGATCCGCATTCCGACACTGAACCCGCCGGGAACGAATTACCGGGACATCTGCGAATATCTCGATTCCCGCCTGTCCGCGAAGGGTTTCGAATGCGAGTTGGTCCGCGCCACCGGCACGCCCGGCGACAGCACGACATATCCCCGCTGGAACCTGATCGCCCGCCACAAGGGCGCGGCACCCGGCGAAACCGTGCATTTCAACTCTCATCACGATGTGGTCGAGGTCGGTCAGGGCTGGTCCCGAGATCCTTTCGGCGCCGAATACGATGCAGCCGAGGACCGCATCTATGGCCGTGGCGCCTGCGACATGAAAGGCGGGCTGGCCGCATCCATCATCGCCGCCGAAGCATTCGTCGCCACATATCCCGACCATGCCGGCCATGTCGAAATCTCGGCCACGGCGGATGAGGAAACCGGCGGCTATGGCGGCGTCGCCTTCCTGGCCGAGCAGGGCCGCTTTGCGCAGGTCGATCACGTCATCATCCCCGAGCCGCTGCACAAGGACCGTATCTGCCTCGGTCATCGCGGTGTCTGGTGGGCGGAAATCGAAACCCACGGCCGCATCGCGCATGGCTCGATGCCCTTCCTCGGCGACAGCGCCATCCGCCATATGGGCGCGGTGCTGGAGGAAATGGAGGCGACGCTCTGGCCGCTTCTGGCCGGAAAGCGCACCGAGATGCCGGTGATCCCCGAAGGTGCGCGATCCTCGACCCTGAATATCAATTCGATCCACGGCGGCGAACCGGATCAGGGGCCAGACTATACCGGCCTGCCCGCGCCCTGCGTCCCCGACCGCTGCCGCATCACCATCGACCGCCGCTTTCTGATCGAAGAGGATCTGGCCGAGGTGAAACGCGAAATCACCGCGCTGATGGAGCGCGTCCGCGCCCGGCGTCCGAATTTCCGCTATGAAATCCGCGACCTGTTCGAGGTCATCCCGTCAATGACCGAACGCGACGCACCGGTGGTGCGCACGACCGCCGCCGCCATCGAACGCGTATTGGGGGTTGAGGCAGGTTACGTCGTCAGCCCCGGCACTTACGATCAGAAACATATCGACCGTATCGGCAAGCTAAAAAACTGCATCGCCTATGGTCCCGGCGTGCTGGAAATGGCCCATCAGCCCGATGAATGGATCGGCGTTCGCGACATGCTGGATTCAGCGCGGGTGATGGGGCTGGTGCTGGCGGATCTGTTGGGCGGGCGCTAA
- a CDS encoding FtsB family cell division protein translates to MSQRLSLPAIIIVLLAVLASLYFAFAAVQGPSGLMRRIQLEAETETLREERDQLQLQVNEMENLTRRLSDDYLDLDLLDERAREVLGLMRPDEVIIR, encoded by the coding sequence ATGTCACAGCGCCTGTCGCTTCCGGCGATCATCATCGTTTTGCTGGCGGTTCTCGCCAGCCTGTATTTCGCCTTTGCCGCCGTACAGGGTCCGTCCGGGCTGATGCGCCGCATCCAGCTTGAAGCCGAAACCGAGACGCTGCGCGAAGAACGCGACCAGTTGCAGTTACAAGTTAACGAAATGGAAAACCTGACGCGGCGGCTTTCGGACGATTATCTCGATCTCGATCTGCTGGATGAACGGGCGCGTGAGGTGCTTGGGCTTATGCGCCCGGATGAGGTTATCATCCGTTAA
- a CDS encoding peptide chain release factor 3 translates to MTTNRPELPPEIARRRTFAIISHPDAGKTTLTEKFLLFGGAIQMAGQVRAKGEARRTRSDFMKMEQDRGISVSASAMSFEYRDFRYNLVDTPGHSDFSEDTYRTLTAVDAAIMVIDGAKGVESQTRKLFEVCRLRDLPILTFCNKMDRESRDTFEIIDEIQENLAIDVAPASWPIGMGRDFIGAYDLLRDRLEIMDRADRNKVAETVKISGIDDPKLADHIPEAQLARLREEIEMARELLPAFDRKSFLEGHLTPIWFGSAINSFGVRELMDGIGDYGPEPQPQNTAGRQIEPEEKNVSGFVFKVQANMDPKHRDRVAFVRLASGHFERGMKLLHVRSKKPMAVSNPVLFLAADRELAEEAWAGDIIGIPNHGQLRIGDALTEGEALKFTGIPSFAPELLQSVRATDPMKAKHLEKALMQFAEEGAAKVFKPQIGSGFIVGVVGALQFEVLASRIELEYGIPVRFEASQFTSARWLAGPQDKVDAFANTNKQHMATDHDGDLVYLTRLQWDIDRVERDHPDLKLTATKEMMI, encoded by the coding sequence ATGACCACCAACCGCCCGGAACTGCCGCCTGAGATCGCCCGCCGCCGTACCTTCGCGATCATCAGCCACCCCGATGCCGGCAAAACCACGCTGACAGAGAAATTCCTGCTGTTTGGCGGTGCGATTCAGATGGCCGGACAGGTCCGCGCCAAGGGCGAGGCGCGGCGGACGCGATCCGACTTCATGAAGATGGAGCAGGATCGCGGGATATCGGTCAGCGCGTCGGCCATGTCCTTCGAATATCGTGATTTCCGCTATAATCTGGTGGACACGCCCGGCCACTCGGATTTCTCCGAGGATACCTATCGTACGCTGACGGCCGTGGATGCGGCGATCATGGTGATCGACGGGGCGAAAGGTGTCGAAAGCCAGACAAGGAAACTGTTCGAGGTCTGCCGCCTGCGTGACCTGCCGATCCTGACCTTCTGCAACAAGATGGACCGCGAAAGCCGCGATACATTCGAGATCATCGACGAAATCCAGGAAAACCTGGCCATCGACGTGGCCCCGGCAAGCTGGCCCATCGGCATGGGGCGCGATTTCATCGGTGCCTATGATCTGCTGCGCGACAGGCTGGAGATCATGGACCGCGCCGACCGCAACAAGGTCGCCGAAACGGTGAAGATCTCGGGCATCGACGATCCCAAACTGGCCGATCATATCCCCGAGGCGCAACTGGCCAGGCTGCGCGAGGAAATCGAGATGGCGCGGGAATTGCTGCCCGCCTTTGATCGCAAATCCTTCCTTGAGGGGCATCTGACCCCGATCTGGTTCGGCTCTGCGATCAACAGTTTCGGCGTGCGTGAGCTGATGGACGGTATCGGCGATTACGGCCCCGAACCGCAGCCGCAGAACACCGCCGGACGCCAGATCGAGCCCGAGGAAAAGAATGTCAGCGGTTTCGTGTTCAAGGTTCAGGCGAATATGGACCCGAAACATCGCGACCGGGTGGCCTTTGTGCGGCTTGCCTCGGGGCATTTCGAACGCGGGATGAAGCTGCTGCATGTGCGGTCCAAGAAGCCGATGGCGGTGTCGAACCCGGTCCTGTTCCTTGCCGCCGACCGCGAGCTGGCGGAAGAGGCATGGGCGGGGGACATTATCGGCATCCCGAACCACGGCCAGTTGCGCATCGGCGATGCGCTGACCGAGGGCGAGGCGCTGAAATTCACTGGCATCCCCTCATTCGCGCCGGAATTGCTGCAATCCGTCCGGGCGACCGATCCGATGAAGGCCAAGCATCTGGAAAAGGCCCTGATGCAGTTCGCCGAGGAGGGCGCGGCCAAGGTGTTCAAGCCTCAGATCGGATCGGGTTTTATCGTCGGCGTCGTGGGAGCACTACAATTCGAGGTGCTCGCCAGCCGGATCGAACTGGAATACGGCATCCCGGTGCGGTTCGAGGCGTCGCAATTCACCTCGGCCCGCTGGCTTGCAGGACCTCAGGACAAGGTTGATGCCTTCGCGAATACTAACAAGCAGCATATGGCGACGGATCATGACGGCGATCTGGTTTATCTGACGCGGCTGCAATGGGATATCGACCGGGTCGAGCGGGATCACCCCGATCTGAAGCTGACCGCGACGAAAGAGATGATGATCTGA